The following are from one region of the Sulfurimonas crateris genome:
- a CDS encoding phosphate signaling complex PhoU family protein, which produces MLSKYDEKIGNIREKISALLREITAADELALEAFKLSDAQMFKEVQKSLEKIGFKGDEIDNEIIKTFALFGPEAKELRFLVAYLKMTNEIVRTGEGVKKYARRMSEHTTNECNIEPFKPSIILLHKSSVNALKYILECFDKKEECNYEDNYRKVLVEESMNDDLFAVLEKEILNRIIDEKELSIDYVKILGSLRKLERSCDRSVNIANLMMYAEQGGEIKLFK; this is translated from the coding sequence ATGTTGAGTAAATATGATGAGAAAATAGGTAATATAAGAGAAAAAATATCTGCTCTTTTAAGAGAGATAACGGCGGCTGACGAACTTGCCCTAGAAGCATTTAAACTATCTGACGCACAAATGTTTAAAGAGGTTCAAAAGAGCCTTGAGAAGATCGGTTTCAAAGGTGATGAGATCGATAATGAGATCATTAAGACCTTTGCGCTTTTCGGCCCTGAAGCAAAAGAGCTTAGATTTTTGGTTGCTTACTTGAAGATGACAAACGAGATCGTACGTACCGGAGAGGGAGTTAAAAAATATGCTCGCAGAATGAGCGAACATACAACTAACGAATGTAATATAGAACCGTTTAAGCCAAGCATCATTCTTCTTCACAAAAGCAGCGTCAATGCCCTTAAATACATTCTGGAGTGCTTTGATAAAAAAGAGGAGTGCAATTATGAGGACAACTACAGAAAAGTACTTGTTGAAGAGAGTATGAACGATGATCTTTTTGCTGTTTTGGAAAAAGAGATATTAAACAGGATAATAGATGAAAAAGAGCTCTCCATCGATTATGTAAAAATTTTAGGAAGCCTTAGAAAACTCGAACGCTCATGCGACAGAAGCGTGAACATAGCAAACCTGATGATGTATGCCGAGCAGGGCGGAGAGATAAAACTTTTTAAATAA
- a CDS encoding response regulator transcription factor, with the protein MKKRILLLEDDSILAQTLVELLEGEGYSLTLARDGDEAADASYDGGFDLYIFDINVPDINGVELLRSLREADDKTPTIFISALVDLGSISKAFAVGAQDYIKKPFFPEELLIRVNAKFADTNATIKYKDLEYDPKTKTLKKNGHTIALGEVQERLFSLFIRNISQVITQDMLLECLEKPSSSALRVALTKLKQTTGLNIKNLRSVGYIVE; encoded by the coding sequence ATGAAAAAAAGAATCCTGCTTTTAGAAGATGACTCCATCTTGGCTCAGACACTCGTAGAACTGCTAGAGGGTGAAGGTTACTCACTCACGCTTGCAAGAGACGGTGATGAAGCGGCGGATGCATCGTATGATGGCGGGTTTGATCTCTATATATTTGATATAAACGTTCCCGACATCAACGGAGTTGAACTTCTAAGATCACTCCGTGAAGCGGATGATAAGACCCCGACCATATTTATCAGCGCCCTTGTCGATCTTGGCTCCATCTCAAAGGCTTTTGCCGTAGGGGCGCAGGACTACATCAAAAAACCCTTCTTTCCAGAAGAGCTACTAATCAGAGTAAACGCCAAATTTGCAGACACAAATGCGACTATCAAGTACAAAGATCTGGAGTATGATCCAAAGACAAAAACTCTTAAAAAAAATGGTCACACAATAGCGCTTGGAGAAGTTCAAGAGAGACTCTTTAGCCTCTTTATAAGAAATATCTCTCAGGTCATCACGCAGGATATGCTGCTTGAGTGTCTGGAGAAACCCTCCTCATCTGCACTTAGAGTAGCACTCACAAAACTAAAACAGACGACGGGGCTCAATATTAAAAACCTTCGTTCAGTAGGATATATAGTTGAGTAG
- a CDS encoding sensor histidine kinase, with translation MSRAERESFLKSFLLFFSSLGILIATLFYINYTKEIQTLDEQLFSEMRLCSFDLKCDKFEIEFIEPKEQKLYALYKDESGLKSYYPIPNSQKYIMELAFSLQDYDIALKELQREALYSFLPILGVVLILSILFSIYALYPLRSALLLTQEFIKDILHDFNTPLSSLRLNSAMLKKEFKESEKLERIEKSVENILSLQEHLRSYLQNHHQEKEKFDIREIIEENIYMLEKNYQNMEFKVEMPKIELFTSRDALFRIVGNILSNAAKYNKADGLVMVSYSDKTQTLHITDTGRGIKDAKRIFERFYKEQERGLGIGLHIVKKLSDELGIKIEVKSELGVGSDFALNLSKLTLR, from the coding sequence TTGAGTAGAGCGGAGAGAGAATCATTTTTAAAGAGCTTTTTGCTATTTTTTAGCTCTCTTGGCATATTGATAGCAACGCTCTTTTACATAAACTACACAAAAGAGATCCAAACACTCGATGAGCAGCTCTTCTCAGAGATGAGACTCTGCAGTTTTGACCTTAAATGCGATAAATTTGAGATAGAGTTCATAGAGCCCAAGGAGCAAAAACTCTATGCGCTCTACAAGGATGAGAGCGGGCTGAAGAGCTACTACCCGATTCCCAACTCGCAAAAATATATAATGGAGCTTGCCTTTAGCTTGCAAGATTACGACATTGCGCTAAAAGAGCTCCAAAGAGAGGCTCTTTACAGCTTTTTACCGATCCTTGGAGTAGTTCTTATCCTCTCCATTCTTTTTTCGATCTATGCGCTCTACCCTCTTAGAAGCGCGCTGCTTCTTACACAGGAGTTCATAAAAGATATACTTCACGATTTCAACACTCCGCTCTCATCTCTAAGACTTAACAGTGCGATGCTCAAAAAAGAGTTTAAAGAGAGCGAAAAGTTGGAGAGGATAGAGAAGAGCGTAGAGAATATCCTTAGCCTCCAAGAGCATCTGCGCTCCTACCTGCAAAACCATCATCAGGAAAAAGAGAAGTTTGATATAAGGGAGATTATTGAAGAAAATATCTATATGCTTGAGAAGAACTACCAAAATATGGAGTTTAAGGTAGAGATGCCAAAAATAGAGCTTTTTACAAGCAGAGATGCCCTCTTTCGCATAGTCGGAAATATTTTATCAAATGCGGCAAAGTACAACAAAGCTGATGGTCTTGTCATGGTAAGCTACAGCGATAAAACACAGACTCTGCATATAACCGATACAGGCAGAGGGATAAAAGATGCAAAACGCATTTTTGAGAGATTTTATAAAGAGCAGGAGAGAGGTCTTGGCATAGGGCTTCATATAGTTAAAAAACTCTCCGATGAGCTTGGCATCAAAATAGAGGTAAAAAGCGAGCTTGGAGTGGGGAGCGACTTTGCGCTAAACCTCTCAAAACTAACACTCCGCTAA
- a CDS encoding ATP-binding cassette domain-containing protein, with protein sequence MNISRLRIRTQQKELVDISFNISSSLALVGQSGSGKSLTIKALLNMLPESMKMEIEHDSDFELAAGETLAFVPQNPFTALSPLTKIKRQFFVSQERIKKLFSEVGLDEGLLERFPPELSGGQLQRVVIAMALSHEPRLILLDEPTTALDPQSRVLILDLLKSLQSEFGFKILFVTHDMNSAKILCEDICVIKNGKVIESGKMKDILHNPQSEYTKVLIDANFASRSFRV encoded by the coding sequence ATGAATATATCAAGACTCCGTATAAGAACTCAGCAAAAAGAGCTGGTTGACATCTCCTTTAATATTTCATCCTCTTTAGCACTGGTAGGGCAGAGTGGAAGCGGCAAAAGCTTGACAATCAAAGCCCTTTTAAATATGCTTCCAGAGAGCATGAAGATGGAGATCGAGCATGATAGCGATTTTGAGCTTGCAGCTGGGGAGACTCTGGCTTTTGTGCCGCAAAATCCCTTTACCGCACTATCTCCTCTTACAAAGATAAAGAGACAGTTTTTTGTCTCGCAAGAGAGGATTAAAAAGCTCTTTTCAGAGGTAGGGCTTGATGAGGGGCTGCTTGAGAGATTTCCTCCGGAACTATCAGGCGGGCAGCTTCAGCGTGTTGTTATTGCTATGGCTCTTAGTCATGAGCCGCGGCTTATTTTGTTAGATGAGCCTACAACAGCTCTTGATCCGCAAAGCAGGGTCTTGATACTGGATCTTTTAAAGTCGCTTCAGAGTGAGTTTGGCTTTAAGATACTTTTTGTCACACACGATATGAATTCTGCTAAAATTTTATGCGAAGATATATGTGTTATAAAAAATGGAAAAGTTATAGAGAGCGGGAAGATGAAAGATATCTTGCATAACCCGCAGAGTGAATATACAAAGGTTTTAATTGATGCAAATTTTGCTTCTAGGAGTTTTAGAGTATGA
- a CDS encoding DUF3187 domain-containing protein, with protein MFKKALILIMAASLSLLAYSDYDMDGVDDAIDKCPNTPFNELVDIKGCSVKKAWNKEHLSIIYGIGFSEADYTITSNSDTLSQSIQIDYYYNDFSLQASSSYYLSDDDSGLNDSFIGAYYRLSLSNELTLRVGGGVILPTYDTELDNNNMDVMASASFSYMLGKINLFGGYSYTMVNDDDILGVVSYQDTHSYSMGAGFYARNNLYISGYYTTSDSIYKDTTDIETLSLYTFYSIDKNWFTTFGYSYGLSDSASDNSLTLRLGYYF; from the coding sequence ATGTTTAAAAAAGCGCTTATTTTGATAATGGCGGCCTCGCTTAGCCTCTTGGCATACAGCGATTATGATATGGACGGAGTGGACGATGCTATTGACAAATGCCCCAACACTCCCTTTAATGAGCTAGTAGATATAAAGGGGTGCAGCGTAAAAAAAGCTTGGAACAAAGAGCACCTAAGCATAATCTACGGCATCGGCTTCTCTGAAGCCGACTACACGATAACTAGCAATTCAGACACACTCTCGCAATCTATTCAAATTGATTACTACTACAACGACTTCTCTCTTCAAGCAAGCAGCTCATACTATCTCTCGGATGATGATAGCGGCTTAAATGACTCATTTATTGGTGCATACTATAGACTATCTCTATCAAACGAACTAACTCTAAGAGTAGGCGGCGGGGTTATTCTTCCTACCTACGATACAGAGCTTGATAACAACAACATGGATGTGATGGCAAGTGCAAGTTTTAGCTATATGCTGGGTAAGATAAACCTCTTTGGCGGATACAGCTACACGATGGTAAATGATGATGATATTTTGGGGGTGGTTTCATACCAAGACACCCACTCATACAGTATGGGTGCGGGATTTTACGCTCGCAATAATCTCTACATCAGCGGTTATTATACAACCAGCGATAGCATCTACAAAGATACTACGGATATAGAGACACTCTCTTTGTACACTTTTTACTCTATTGACAAAAACTGGTTTACTACCTTTGGCTACTCATACGGCTTAAGTGATAGCGCCAGCGATAACTCTCTTACGCTTCGTCTTGGGTACTACTTCTAA
- the pstA gene encoding phosphate ABC transporter permease PstA encodes MTHTQKRIITNNIVMTLSTLSAIVGIGFLLWILSILVINGIDALSTTIFLNEGAPPGNESGGLKHALIGQLLLVSYASLFGVPLGILAGTYLSEYGQKSKLAETIRDISDIMMSAPSIVIGAFVYAIVVAPTGQFSGWAGSIALMIIMLPIILRTTDDMLHLVPSTLREAAFALGAPKYKVIIQVVYRGAKAGILTGVLLGVARVAGETAPLLFTSFNDNFLNTDMSQPMASLTVTMYNYATSPYEDWQKLGWAAAFILSMFILTLNILGRLFLLKKRGKN; translated from the coding sequence ATGACGCACACTCAAAAAAGGATCATCACAAACAATATTGTAATGACGCTCTCCACGCTCTCTGCTATTGTCGGAATAGGCTTTTTGCTATGGATACTAAGCATTTTGGTCATTAACGGCATAGATGCGCTGAGCACGACAATCTTTCTTAACGAAGGAGCACCTCCCGGCAATGAGAGCGGAGGATTAAAGCATGCTCTTATAGGTCAGCTTCTTCTTGTTTCCTACGCATCGCTCTTTGGCGTACCTCTTGGGATTTTAGCAGGAACATATCTAAGCGAGTATGGACAAAAATCTAAGTTGGCAGAGACCATACGCGATATCTCAGATATCATGATGTCTGCTCCATCAATAGTTATCGGAGCTTTTGTTTACGCTATCGTTGTTGCTCCTACGGGACAGTTTAGCGGGTGGGCAGGTTCAATTGCACTTATGATAATTATGCTGCCGATAATTTTAAGAACGACAGATGATATGCTCCACCTTGTACCATCAACCCTTCGTGAAGCTGCCTTCGCACTTGGAGCTCCTAAATATAAAGTTATAATTCAGGTTGTCTACCGCGGTGCAAAAGCGGGTATATTAACAGGTGTTCTACTCGGAGTAGCGCGCGTTGCGGGAGAGACAGCACCGCTTCTATTTACTTCGTTTAACGACAACTTTTTAAATACCGATATGAGCCAGCCGATGGCTTCACTGACGGTTACGATGTACAACTATGCAACAAGTCCGTATGAGGATTGGCAGAAACTTGGATGGGCAGCCGCGTTTATTTTAAGTATGTTTATTTTAACGCTCAACATTCTAGGAAGACTATTTTTACTCAAAAAGAGAGGGAAGAATTAA
- the leuA gene encoding 2-isopropylmalate synthase: MKNIPQGKYRPYPKIDLPNRKWPSNRITKAPKWCSVDLRDGNQALINPMDMNKKLSLYALLLKIGFKEIEVGFPSASKVEFDFLRRLVDDNLIPDDVTIQVLVQAREHLIAKTFEALKGVKKATVHLYNSTSTAQRKIVFQKSKEEIIALALEGVDLVKKYEKNHDGEIFLEYSPESFTGTELEFAAEISNAVTARWGIGEKRKVIINLPATVEMATPNVYADQIEWMSEHLHNRENVIISTHTHNDRGTSVAATELALLAGADRVEGTLLCNGERTGNVDIITLALNMTTQGVESNLDFSDVNEVVDIVERCTEIETHVRHPYVGELVYTAFSGSHQDAINKGLAYRKSHTEVFWEVPYLPIDPEDVGRSYESIIRINSQSGKGGVAYILEKNFGYQLPKAMHPEVGKLVQEVSDKKGQELTAEELFEIFNENYFRVKEHISLVDFTVSSVKGISKCTLTYFHDGIEIVADGEGNGPVDACKDALMKEYKNEFSINSYYEHSLGNKSSAKAIAYIEIETEDTLSCFGVGSDNDIATASVKALFCALNRAFH, translated from the coding sequence ATGAAAAATATTCCCCAGGGAAAATATCGTCCCTATCCAAAGATAGATTTGCCAAATAGAAAATGGCCTTCTAACCGTATAACAAAAGCTCCTAAGTGGTGCAGTGTCGATTTACGTGACGGTAATCAGGCACTTATAAACCCTATGGACATGAACAAAAAGCTCTCCCTTTATGCACTCTTACTTAAAATCGGATTTAAAGAGATCGAGGTAGGTTTTCCTTCGGCATCTAAAGTAGAATTTGATTTTTTACGCCGTCTTGTAGATGACAATCTAATTCCTGACGATGTTACGATCCAAGTCTTGGTTCAAGCAAGGGAGCATCTTATTGCAAAGACGTTCGAAGCGTTAAAAGGTGTCAAAAAAGCTACCGTTCATCTTTACAACTCGACATCGACCGCGCAAAGAAAGATAGTGTTCCAAAAGTCAAAAGAGGAGATCATCGCACTTGCATTGGAGGGTGTAGATCTTGTCAAGAAGTATGAGAAAAATCATGACGGAGAGATATTTTTAGAGTATTCGCCTGAGAGTTTTACCGGAACAGAATTAGAGTTTGCAGCCGAGATATCCAACGCAGTAACTGCAAGATGGGGCATTGGCGAGAAGAGAAAAGTTATCATAAACCTCCCTGCAACGGTTGAGATGGCGACTCCAAACGTTTATGCAGACCAGATCGAGTGGATGAGCGAGCATTTACACAACAGAGAAAATGTAATAATCTCTACGCACACTCATAATGACAGAGGAACAAGCGTGGCTGCAACAGAGTTGGCACTTTTAGCAGGCGCGGACAGAGTAGAAGGTACACTTTTATGTAACGGCGAGAGAACCGGAAACGTAGACATCATCACACTTGCACTCAATATGACAACGCAGGGAGTTGAGTCAAATCTTGACTTCAGCGACGTAAACGAAGTTGTAGATATTGTAGAGAGATGTACGGAGATAGAGACACACGTGCGCCACCCTTATGTAGGCGAGCTTGTATATACGGCATTCTCAGGCTCTCATCAAGATGCTATAAACAAAGGTCTTGCTTACAGAAAATCCCATACCGAAGTCTTCTGGGAAGTTCCTTATCTTCCGATAGACCCTGAAGATGTGGGAAGAAGCTACGAGAGCATTATCCGTATCAACTCTCAGTCGGGCAAAGGTGGAGTTGCGTACATTTTAGAGAAAAATTTCGGCTATCAGCTTCCAAAAGCGATGCATCCTGAAGTGGGCAAACTTGTCCAAGAGGTGAGTGACAAAAAAGGGCAAGAGCTGACTGCAGAGGAGCTCTTTGAGATATTTAACGAGAACTACTTCAGAGTCAAAGAGCATATCTCTTTGGTAGATTTTACGGTCTCTTCCGTAAAAGGCATCTCAAAATGTACGCTTACATACTTCCATGACGGCATAGAGATCGTAGCGGATGGAGAGGGCAACGGTCCTGTAGATGCATGTAAAGATGCTCTTATGAAAGAGTATAAAAACGAGTTTAGCATAAACTCATACTACGAGCACTCTCTTGGAAACAAGAGCTCTGCCAAAGCTATTGCATATATAGAGATAGAGACAGAGGATACCCTCTCCTGCTTTGGAGTAGGGAGCGACAACGACATAGCTACTGCTTCTGTCAAAGCACTTTTCTGCGCTCTTAACAGAGCATTTCATTAA
- a CDS encoding penicillin-binding protein 1A, with protein MKTVKNIFFTLLLLGFLTPFLVLGYFLVGEDYDISSLKEYKPSLTTRFYDKNGEKIANIFQGEHRYYAEFNEIPPRVIEALLAIEDTTFFEHPGINIDAIFRAIIKDIKAGKLVEGASTITQQLVKNRLLTREKKISRKVKELIYALKVEMALSKEEILERYLNEIYFGHGYYGIKTAADGYFHKKLSDLTLKEMALLVGLPKAPSTYAPTKNYEISMGRANRVIARMYALGWIDEDTYNDALLETPQVFDDTLTQNSAPFIVDEVLRRAAEFGIDDIKSGGYEIYTTIDIRLQEAARDSLKKAYDMSVKRIDGYIENDKRRFAANPDLEVQLDVNTSILNGALISLDSKTGDILALVGSVDYQTSSYNRATQGRRQPGSAFKPFIYQVAIDLGYSGATELIDIARTYTYEKDGEELKWQPKNYEKNYKGLLTLREALVHSRNLATINLVNDIGLSALLREFKKFGIANLPPDLSIALGSITLSPLELAKYYTSFANGGIQVEPHLIRYIDKGSTTVYEKAERTRFITEETQAYIMTTILQDVIKKGTGRRANVRGIELAGKTGTTNNNVDGWFAGYSPTIETVVWFGNDDNTPMHRRETGGKIAGPAFAMFYEEVLKLYPQIQRKFEMPDGVMKVNINGKEEFFSDTSKPPRVEAEVNSEEMLLF; from the coding sequence ATGAAAACTGTTAAAAATATATTTTTTACGCTTCTTCTGCTTGGATTTTTAACTCCGTTTCTGGTTCTGGGATACTTTTTGGTTGGAGAAGATTATGATATATCTTCGCTAAAAGAGTACAAACCATCTTTAACAACGCGATTTTATGATAAAAACGGCGAAAAAATAGCCAATATTTTTCAAGGCGAACATAGATATTACGCTGAGTTTAACGAGATTCCTCCGCGAGTAATAGAGGCACTTTTGGCCATAGAGGACACGACATTTTTTGAGCATCCCGGTATAAATATAGATGCGATCTTTAGAGCGATCATAAAAGATATAAAAGCAGGAAAACTGGTCGAGGGGGCAAGCACGATTACCCAGCAGCTTGTCAAAAACAGACTTTTAACCAGAGAAAAAAAGATATCAAGAAAGGTAAAAGAGCTTATTTACGCTTTAAAAGTAGAGATGGCATTAAGCAAAGAGGAGATTTTAGAGAGGTATCTAAACGAGATATACTTTGGTCACGGCTACTATGGAATAAAAACAGCGGCGGACGGCTATTTTCATAAAAAACTCAGCGACTTAACTCTAAAAGAGATGGCACTTTTAGTAGGTCTGCCAAAGGCTCCAAGCACCTACGCTCCGACAAAGAACTATGAGATCTCGATGGGCAGGGCGAACCGTGTAATTGCAAGAATGTATGCACTTGGATGGATAGATGAAGATACATATAACGATGCACTGCTTGAGACACCTCAGGTTTTTGATGATACGCTGACACAAAACAGTGCACCTTTTATAGTCGATGAAGTTCTAAGAAGAGCTGCGGAGTTTGGTATTGACGATATAAAAAGCGGCGGATACGAAATATATACGACAATAGATATAAGGCTTCAAGAGGCGGCGAGAGATTCGCTCAAAAAAGCTTACGATATGTCAGTTAAGAGAATAGATGGCTATATAGAAAACGACAAGAGAAGATTTGCCGCAAACCCTGATCTTGAAGTTCAACTCGATGTAAACACCTCTATCCTAAACGGTGCCCTTATCTCGCTTGACTCAAAAACAGGAGACATCTTAGCTCTTGTTGGAAGTGTCGATTATCAGACAAGCTCATACAACAGAGCAACGCAAGGACGTCGTCAGCCCGGTTCCGCGTTTAAGCCTTTTATCTATCAGGTAGCTATTGATCTGGGTTACTCCGGAGCAACTGAGCTGATCGATATTGCCAGAACATACACTTATGAAAAAGATGGTGAAGAGCTTAAATGGCAACCTAAGAACTACGAGAAGAACTACAAGGGGCTTTTGACACTTAGAGAAGCTCTTGTGCACTCAAGAAATCTGGCTACCATAAACCTTGTAAACGATATAGGCCTCAGCGCGCTACTTCGGGAGTTTAAGAAGTTTGGTATAGCAAATCTGCCGCCTGATCTCTCTATTGCACTTGGGAGTATCACGCTCTCGCCTCTAGAGCTTGCAAAATACTATACATCTTTTGCAAACGGGGGCATACAGGTGGAGCCGCACCTTATCCGCTACATAGACAAAGGCTCTACAACAGTTTACGAAAAGGCGGAGCGCACACGCTTCATCACCGAAGAGACGCAGGCTTACATTATGACCACGATCCTTCAAGACGTCATTAAAAAAGGGACTGGAAGAAGAGCGAATGTCAGAGGGATAGAGCTTGCAGGAAAAACAGGGACGACAAACAACAATGTTGATGGATGGTTTGCAGGATATTCTCCTACTATAGAGACCGTCGTCTGGTTCGGAAACGATGACAATACTCCGATGCACAGAAGAGAGACGGGCGGAAAGATAGCAGGACCTGCTTTTGCGATGTTTTATGAAGAGGTGTTAAAACTTTATCCACAGATACAGAGAAAATTTGAGATGCCTGATGGAGTTATGAAGGTAAACATAAACGGCAAAGAGGAGTTTTTCAGCGATACATCAAAGCCGCCTCGAGTAGAGGCGGAGGTAAACTCCGAGGAGATGCTTCTTTTTTAA
- the pstB gene encoding phosphate ABC transporter ATP-binding protein PstB, with amino-acid sequence MATIIDIATEKALEVKNFEFTYAGAHEPNIKKLTMPIAKHSITALIGPSGCGKTTLLRSFNRMHDLYPGNSYGGEILFKDRNILDAKEDLIKLRIQIGMIFQKPTAFPMSIFDNVAYGLRLQGIKNKTELQDRVEKSLQDAAIWQEVKDRLKHDANGLSGGQQQRLCIARAIAVEPEVLLFDEPTSALDPISTAGIEELVVSLRERVSIIIVTHNMQQAARVSDYTGFMYLGELVELGRTEELFVTPKERLTEEYITGKFG; translated from the coding sequence ATGGCAACAATTATTGATATAGCCACAGAGAAAGCGCTTGAAGTTAAAAACTTCGAGTTTACATATGCGGGTGCACATGAACCAAATATTAAAAAGCTCACTATGCCTATTGCAAAACATAGTATTACGGCACTGATAGGACCTTCAGGATGCGGTAAGACAACGCTACTTAGAAGTTTTAACCGTATGCATGATCTCTATCCCGGCAACAGCTACGGCGGAGAGATACTCTTTAAAGACAGAAATATCTTGGATGCAAAAGAGGATCTTATAAAGCTTAGAATTCAGATAGGGATGATCTTTCAAAAACCTACAGCTTTTCCTATGAGCATATTTGACAACGTTGCTTACGGACTGAGACTTCAGGGGATTAAAAACAAGACAGAGCTTCAAGACAGAGTGGAAAAATCGCTTCAAGACGCTGCGATCTGGCAAGAGGTAAAAGATAGATTAAAACATGATGCAAACGGACTCTCAGGCGGTCAGCAGCAGAGACTATGCATCGCAAGAGCGATCGCCGTCGAGCCTGAAGTGCTTCTGTTTGACGAGCCTACATCTGCGCTTGACCCGATCTCAACAGCCGGAATCGAAGAGCTGGTCGTCTCTCTTAGAGAGAGAGTATCCATAATAATAGTAACGCATAATATGCAGCAAGCCGCACGTGTAAGTGATTATACGGGCTTTATGTATTTAGGTGAGCTTGTAGAACTTGGACGCACGGAAGAGCTGTTTGTAACACCAAAAGAGAGACTTACAGAAGAGTACATTACCGGAAAATTCGGTTGA
- the glnA gene encoding type I glutamate--ammonia ligase, with translation MGKFVNSIDEFFTFCEENDVQFVDLRFTDIKGTWHHVSYRKSAVTREILENGFPFDGSSIDAWQPINRSDMILKADVPTAFLDPFTADPTVILFCDVYDIYKERMYERCPRSIAKATLKHAESLGIADAAYFGPENEFFVFDNIQFVDNPNEAGYKIDTEEGEWNSNTSYSDMYNSGHRPGNKGGYFPVAPTDSMVDLRAEMMMVLEQVGLEVILGHHEVAQGQGEIGIVFSDIIGAADNVQKLKYVVKMVAHLNGKTATFMPKPIFGDNGNGMHVHQSLWKDGKNLFYEKGNYANLSEMALNYIGGVFKHARAIAAFTNPTTNSYKRLIPGFEAPSILTYSMQNRSASCRIPYGSGEKSTRVEMRFPDSTACPYLAFAALMMAGLDGIKNKDIPIGPMDEDLFELTLDEIREKGIPQMPHTLRGSLESLIRDNDFLKPVFTPEFINAYKDYRFKRDVWPDEGRPTAYEFKTTYQC, from the coding sequence ATGGGAAAATTTGTAAACAGTATAGATGAGTTTTTTACTTTTTGCGAAGAGAATGATGTTCAATTTGTAGATTTGAGATTTACGGACATTAAAGGTACTTGGCATCACGTAAGTTACCGCAAAAGTGCGGTTACAAGAGAGATACTAGAAAACGGTTTCCCGTTTGACGGCTCATCAATTGATGCATGGCAGCCTATCAACAGATCGGACATGATCTTAAAAGCAGACGTTCCTACTGCATTTTTGGACCCTTTTACTGCAGACCCTACCGTTATATTATTTTGTGACGTTTACGACATCTACAAAGAGCGTATGTATGAGAGATGTCCTCGCTCAATTGCAAAAGCGACACTTAAACATGCAGAGTCTTTAGGCATAGCAGATGCAGCATACTTTGGACCTGAAAACGAGTTCTTTGTTTTTGATAATATTCAGTTCGTAGACAATCCTAATGAAGCAGGCTACAAAATAGATACCGAAGAGGGTGAGTGGAACTCAAACACAAGCTACTCAGATATGTATAACTCGGGTCACAGACCTGGAAACAAGGGTGGTTACTTCCCTGTAGCTCCGACTGATAGCATGGTAGATCTTAGAGCTGAGATGATGATGGTTCTGGAGCAGGTAGGCTTAGAAGTAATTCTTGGTCACCACGAAGTTGCTCAAGGTCAAGGCGAAATCGGGATTGTTTTCTCTGACATCATCGGTGCGGCAGACAACGTTCAGAAGCTAAAATATGTTGTCAAGATGGTAGCTCACCTAAACGGAAAAACTGCTACTTTTATGCCAAAACCGATATTTGGCGACAACGGAAACGGTATGCACGTTCACCAGTCACTATGGAAAGATGGCAAAAATCTTTTCTATGAAAAAGGAAACTATGCAAACCTAAGCGAGATGGCGCTTAACTACATAGGCGGTGTTTTCAAGCATGCTCGCGCTATCGCGGCATTTACAAACCCGACTACAAACTCTTACAAGAGATTGATCCCTGGTTTTGAGGCTCCTTCGATTTTGACATACTCTATGCAAAACCGTTCGGCAAGCTGCCGTATCCCTTATGGTTCCGGTGAAAAATCAACTCGTGTCGAGATGAGATTCCCTGACTCTACGGCTTGTCCTTACCTTGCATTTGCCGCTCTTATGATGGCAGGACTTGACGGTATCAAGAACAAAGATATCCCAATTGGTCCAATGGATGAGGATCTGTTTGAGCTTACTCTAGATGAGATCCGTGAAAAGGGTATTCCTCAGATGCCTCACACTCTTCGCGGTTCACTAGAGTCTCTTATCCGTGATAACGACTTCTTAAAGCCTGTATTTACGCCTGAGTTTATCAATGCGTACAAAGATTACAGATTTAAAAGAGACGTATGGCCGGATGAGGGTCGTCCTACTGCTTACGAGTTTAAAACTACTTACCAGTGCTAA